CGCCGGCGAATGGGCGGCGGGCCGTCGGTGACACTGCGATTTCCTCCCACGGGCGGCACCGCCGCCCTGTTCTGCCATTCATGTATGCTACCATACCAGTTGAGGTCAAGAGGGTGTTTGCGGGGCCGTCGCACATTCATGCAATTTGGCCTTCGGGCTCATGTCAGCGGCACAAAATTCTGATTCGTGCCGCTGTAGGCCGCGACTGCGGCTGCCGGGGCTTTACGGGGAGCGTAGCGGACTGGAAAGCGAGGAAGCCCAAGCCGACGGATATCGGCGCCCGGCGCATGAGGGACGGCATTTGAACGATCACGTTCAAATGCCGTGCGCATCAGGCGCTATCGCGGGAAATCAGGGAAAAGCTGACATCCACCGTGCGGTGGCCGGGCTTGGCGGTGCCGCAGCCGTCCAGCCGGGCCAGCAGCAGGCGGGCCGCCCGCCGGCCGATGCCGCGCGCGTCCACATGCACGGTACTGAGGCGGGGATGGGTATGGGCGGCGAAATCGGCATCGCCGAAACCGAACACCGCCAGATCGTCGGGCACGCGCAAGGACCGGCTGGCGGCCTCCGCCAACACGCCCTGGGCCAGGGCGTCGCTGCTGCACATCACCACGTCGGTGGTGGACGGGGCCTGATCCAGCAGGTCGGCCAGGGTCTCCCGGCCCAGGGCATGGGGATTGCCGCGGCCGGCACCACGCGGTGCGGCAAATGCCCCGGCACCATGGCGGACAGCGAGGCGAACCCGGCCCTGGCCCCCTCCAGCCAAGCTTGGGGGCCGCGTTCCTTTTCCACGATCAGGAACGGCCGGCGATAGCCCCGGCCGGCCAGCAGCCGCGCCACGGCGTGGCCGGCGGCGAAATGGGAAAACCCCACGGCCATGTCGATGGGGTCGTCGGCCAGGTCGCCGGTTTCCACCACGACCACCCCCGCCTTGGCCAGGCGGCGGCGCAAATGCGGGTCGCCGCGCAGGCCCGCAAGGACCAATGCGGCGGGGTGATGGGCGAAGGCGGCCTCCGCCGCGCGCCGCAGACTGGCCTCATCGGCGCAGGCATGGGCCAGCAGGGCGGTGACGTTGTGCTGGGCCAGTTCCTCCACCAGGCCGGCCACCGTTTCATCGGCCGGCCCCTGGCGCGTCAGCACCGCGACCAGGCCGGCGCGGCGGGCGCTGTGCGGCACCACCGGCGCCGATGGGGCTGCTGCCGCCTCCAGCGCCGCCAAGCCGCGCGGCGGCAGGCCCGAGGCTGATAGCGTCGGGGCCGCCTGCTGCCCCTGTGTCTCCCGCGTGCGGCGGTTGGCCAGGCCCACGGCCATGGCGTTGGGCACGAACCGGGTGGCGACGATGGCGTTGCGCACCCGCGCCGTGGTGTCGTTGGCCACCTTGTCCGGGTCGTTCAGCACCCGCGACACCGTGGCCGGCGACACGCCCGCCAGCCGCGCCACGTCCTGCAAGGTGGCACGCCCCGCGACGGCATCCTTCGATATGTCCGGTTCCGATAAGATGGACTTCGTCGTCATTCCGGCCCCTCCCGTTTTTACGACCGCCTCATCTGCGGCTTGTTTGTCATCTAGTATGGTAGTATGTATGAAGGGGTGAGGCAATGATGTTCGTGTGCGGGCATTTGCGCTATGGAATGCGCCATGCGGATGCCGCACGCTGGATCGGGGTGGGAACGCCAGTCCCGAACAGCGGACGACCGAGGGGTACAGTCGGTGATCGTGGAAAATGACCGTGTCGTCCTGAACCGGATTCAGCCCGACAGCGCCGAACCCGTGGCCCGCCAGGTCTTCCGGGAACTGCGCCGCGCCATCGTCGCCATGCGCTTCCGCCCCGGCCAGGCCATTTCCGAACAGGACATCGCCGACCAGTTGGGCGTCAGCCGCCAGCCGGTGCGCGAGGCCTTCATCAAGTTGAGCGAGGCCGGGCTGCTGTCCATCCGGCCGCAGCGCGGGTCTTTCATCGTCAAGATTTCGGTGCGCCAAGTGTTCGACGCCCGCTTCGTGCGCGAGGCGGTGGAACTGGCCGTCGTCCGCCGCGCGGTGGCGGAAATGAAGAACCGCGACGTGGATTTGCTGCGCGACAGCCTGCGCGCCCAGAAGATGGCCGCCGACGACCGCGACCTGACCCGCTTCCTGGAACTGGACGAACGCTTCCACCGCGACCTGGCCCTGCATGTCGGCTGTGAATACGCCTGGCGGGTGGTGGAGGAAAGCAAGGCGCAGATGGACCGCGTGCGTTACCTCAGCATGCCGGACGCCACCCCCATGCCCCTGCTGATCAGCCAGCACCGTGCCATCGTCGACGCCATCGCCGACCGTGACGCCGACAAGGCGGAAGGCGCCATGCGCCAGCATCTGCAGGAAATCCTGACCTCGCTGCCCCAGCTGGCGGCGCGGTATCCCGATCTGTTCACCGACGACCTACAGCGCTAAAGTTCAAGGTACCGCCCGCCCTGGGCGGACATCCATGTCATCCAAGCAAAGAATAGTCAGGGAGTAGCCCCGGCGGGACCGGTTCCGGCCCCGCCCCAAGGCACGAAGTCGAATGGTATCGCTAACACCAATGCACCGGCGCCGCCCGGGCGTGGCCGGTGGCACTTTGCCCACCGCGACCCGCCCCATAAGGCCGGCGCCGCGACCAAGAATAAGGGGAAAGGGAAACGCCATGCTCAAGACCAACCTTCTCAACCGCCGCCTGCGCGGCGCCATCCTGGCCGGTGCCGCCCTGGTGGCGTTGACGGCCGGCGGGGCCGGCGCCGACACGGCCCCGATCTACAAGGACGCCAAGGCCCCGGTGGCGGCGCGGGTGGACGACCTGCTGGGGCGCATGACCCTGGATGAGAAGGTGGCCCAGCTGATCGCCGTCTGGGACCGCAAGGCGCAGATCTTCACCCCCGCCATGGATTTCGACCCGGCCAAGGCCAGCGCCCTCTACCCCAACGGCCTGGGCGAATTCACCCGCCCGAATGACGAGAAGGGCTCCGGCTCCCCCCGGGCGCAGCATTGGCGGGACGCGCGGGGCACCGTGGCCATGGTCAACGCCGTGCAGCACTGGGCGGTGGAGAAGACCCGCCTGGGCATCCCCGTGCTGTTCCATGAGGAAGGGTTGCACGGCTATCCCTCCATCGGCGGCACCAGCTTCCCGCAGGCCATCGCCCAGGCCAGTTCCTGGGACCCCGACCTGGTGCGCGAGGTCGACGGCGTGGTGGCCCGTGAGATCCGGGTGCGGGGCGCCAGCCTGGTGCTGTCCCCGGTGGTGGACGTGGCCCGCGACCCGCGCTGGGGCCGCATCGAGGAAACCTTCGGCGAGGATCCCTACCTGGCGGGTGAGCTGGGGGTGGCCGCCGTGCGCGGCCTTCAGGGCGACACCCTGCCCCTGGCCGACGGCAAGGTCTTCGCCACGCTGAAGCACCTGACCGGCCACGGCCAGCCGGAAAGCGGCACCAATGTCGGCCCGGCATCGGTGGGCGAACGCACCCTACGCGAGATGTTCTTCCCGCCGTTCGAACAGGTGGTCCAGCGCACCAACATCCACGCCGTCATGGCCTCCTACAATGAGATCGACGGCGTGCCCAGCCATGTGAACACCTGGCTGTTGCAGGATATCTTGCGTGGCGAGTGGGGCTACAAGGGCGCGGTCATCAGCGATTATTCCGCCATCGACCAGCTGGTCAGCATCCACCACGTCGTGCCGGACCTGCCCGCCGCCGCCATCCGCGCCATCCAGGCCGGCGTGGACGCCGACCTGCCGGACGGCGATTCCTACCGCAGCCTGGGCGATTCCGTGCGCACCGGCAAACTGGACGTGGCGGTGGTGGACCGCGCCGTGCGCCGCATCCTGGAACTGAAGTTCCAGGCCGGGTTGTTTGAGCACCCCTACGCCGACGCCGCCCAGGCCGACGCCCTGACCGGCAATGGCGAGGCCCGCGCCCTGGCCCTAAAGGCGGCGCAAAAGGCCGTCGTCCTGCTGAAGAACGACGGCACCCTGCCGCTGAGCGTGGACAAGCTGAAGACCCTGGCCGTCATCGGCCCCAACGCCGCCGTGGCCCGGCTGGGCGGCTATTCCGGCATGCCGAAACAGACCGTCAGCGTGCTGGACGGCATCAAGGCCAAGGTCGGCTCCAAGGTGAAGGTGACCTATGCCGAGGGCGTGCGCCTGACCAAGGACGACGACTGGTACGGCGACAAGGTGGAACTGGCCGATGCGGCGGAAAACGCCAAGCTGATCCACCAGGCGGTGGACGTGGCCAAGGGGGCGGACCAGATCGTCCTGGTCATCGGCGACAACGAACAGACCAGCCGCGAGGGCTGGGCCCCCAACCATCTGGGCGACCGCGACAGCCTGGATCTGGTGGGCCAGCAGAACGACCTGGCCGGGGCCCTGTTCGCCCTGGGCAAGCCCGTCACCGTCGTGCTGCTGAACGGCCGGCCGCTGTCGGTGGTGGATGTGGCCGCCCACGCCAACGCCCTGGTGGAGGGCTGGTATTTGGGGCAGGAGGGTGGCACGGCCATGGCCGACGTGCTGTTCGGCGACGTGAACCCGGGCGGCAAGCTGCCGGTGACCTTCGCCCGGTCGGTCGGGCAACTGCCCATGTTCTACAACAAGAAGCCCAGCGCCCGGCGCGGCTATCTGTTCGACACCACCGACCCGCTGTTCCCCTTCGGCTACGGCCTCAGCTACACCACCTTCGACGTCGGGGCCCCACGCCTGTCCACCGCCACCATTCCCAAGGACGGCAGCGTCGCCGTGTCGGTGGACGTGAAGAACACCGGCAGCCGCGCCGGTGACGAGGTGGTGCAGCTGTACCTGCACCAGCAGGTGGCCAGCGTCACCCGGCCGGTGAAGGAACTGAAGGGCTTCCAGCGCGTCACCCTGGCGCCGGGTGAGAGCCGCACCGTCAGCTTCACCGTGGACGCACACGCCCTGTCGATGTGGAACCAGCAGATGAAGCGGGTGGTGGAGCCCGGCGCCTTCGACATCATGGTCGGCGATAATTCGGTGGACCTGAAGACCGCCGTGCTGACGGTCAAGGACTGACGGCCATGAGGCGCCTGCTGTCCACCGCCGCCCTGACGGCTGCCCTGTTGTCCGCCGTACCGGCCTGGGCCCTGGGCCAGGACCGCTATGTGGAGACCACCGCCGGCCCCGGCCGCTTCGCCATCGTGGCGGACGGCCGGGCCGCCCGCATCCACGTGGATGGGGATGACTATGCCGGCGTGCGGCGGGCGGCAGGCGACCTGGCGGCCGACATCGGCCGGGTCAGCGGCGTGCCGTCCGCCCTAGCCGACACCGGCACCATCCTGGTGGGCACGGTGGGACACAGCCCGACCATCGACCGGCTGGCGGCGGAGGGGAAGATCGACGTCACCCCCATCCAAGGCAAGTGGGAGGCGTTCCGCATCCAGGTGGTGGCCAACCCCCTGCCCGGGGTCGCCAGCGCCCTGGTGATCGCCGGCAGCGACAAGCGCGGCACCATCTACGGCCTGTACGATGTGTCGGAACAGATCGGCGTGTCGCCCTGGTCCTGGTGGGCGGACGTGCCCGTGCGCCACCACGACGCCCTGTACGTGACGCCGGGCGTCCATGGCGAGGATCCGTCGCCCGTCAAATACCGGGGCATCTTCCTGAATGACGAAGCGCCGGCGCTCAGCGGCTGGGCCAAGGAGAAGTTCGGCGGCCTGAACCACCAGTTCTATGAGCACGTCTTCGAACTGATCCTGCGGCTGAAGGGCAATTACCTATGGCCCGCCATGTGGAACAACGCCTTCAACGAGGATGACCCGCTGAACCCCAAGCTGGCCGACGAATACGGCGTGGTCATGGGCAATTCCCATCACGAGCCCATGCTGCGCGCCCAGCAGGAATGGAAACGCCACGGCACCGGCCCCTGGAACTATGCCGAGAACGGCGACGTGCTGCGGCGGTTCTGGGCCGAGGGCGTGCGCCGCAACCGGGACTATGAAAGCGTCGTCACCATCGGCATGCGCGGCGACGGCGACATGCCCATGACCGGTGAGGGCCGCGACGCCAACGTGGCCCTGCTGGAAAAGATCGTGGCCGACCAGCGGGCCATCCTGGCCAAGGAGGTCAACCCCGACGTCACCAAAATCCCCCAGATCTGGGCGCTCTACAAGGAAGTGCAGGATTATTATGAAAAGGGCATGCGCGTGCCCGACGACGTGACCCTGCTGTGGTGCGACGACAATTGGGGCAACGTCCGCCGCCTACCCACCGAAGAGGAACGCAAGCGGCCCGGCGGGGCCGGCATGTATTACCACTTCGACTATGTCGGCGATCCCCGGAACTACAAGTGGATCAACACCAACCCGCTGGCCAAGGTGTGGGAGCAGATGCATCTCACCCTGGAATATGGGGCCGACCGGGTATGGATCGTGAACGTGGGCGATTTGAAGCCCATGGAACTGCCCATCGAGTTCTTCCTGGACTACGCCCGCGATCCCCAGCGCTGGCCCAAGGAGAAACTGCCGGAGTTCACCCGGGCATGGGCGGAACGGGAATTCGGGCCCGATCATGCGGCCGCGATCGCGGATTTGGTCACGCGCTACGGCATGCTGATCGGCCGCCGCAAGCCGGAGCTATTGGACGCCGACACCTTCAGCCTGACCGATTACCGCGAGGCCGAACGGGTGGTGGCCGACTATCGCGATCTGGTGGCGAAGGCGGAGGCCATCAGCCAGGCCCTGCCAGCGGATGCGCGCGACGCCTTTTTCCAGCTGGTGCTGCACCCGGCCAGGGCCGCCGCCCAGGTGACGGAGATGTACGTGGCGGTGGGCCACAACCGGCTGTACGCGGCGCAGGGCCGGGCATCGGCCAACACCCAGGCGGCCGAGGCGCGCCGCCTGTTCCAGGCCGACGCCGACCTGACAAAGGCGTACCACGCGCTGAACGGCGGCAAGTGGGACCACATGATGGACCAGACCCACATCGGCTACACCTACTGGCAGCAGCCGCCGGCCAACGTGATGCCGGAGGTGACGGACCTCACCCTGCCCCAGCCCGCCAATCTGGGGGTGGCGGTGGAGGGCAAGACCCAGGCCTGGCCAGCGGCAGACGGCGCGCCCCTGAAGGACGCCGCCGTCCTGCCCGACCTGGACCTGACCAACCAGCCCAGCCGTTACATCGACGTCTTCAACCGGGGCCAAACGCCCTTCGCCTATACCGCCAAGGCCAGCGCCCCCTGGATCAAGCTCAGCGCCACGAAAGGTACTGTCACGGATGAGACCCGCCTGTGGGTGTCGATCGACTGGGCCAAGGCGCCGGCCGGCACCAGCGGGGGCGGCGTCACCATCACCGGTGCCGGCGGCAGCGTCACCGTGCACCTGCGCGCGCTGAATACGCCCGTACCCAAGGACGGCGGCCCCGCCTTCATCGCCGCCGACGGCTATGTCGCCATCGAGGCGGCGCACTACACGGCCAAGGCGGACGCGGGCGGCGTGGCGTGGGAGACCATTCCCGACTACGGCCGCACCCTGTCGAGCGTCAGCCCCTTCCCCGTCACCGCCCCCAGCGTGGAACCCGGCCGGGGTGCGCGCCTGGACTATCGCGTCTATCTGCCGCAACCGGGGCCCGTGACCCTTCAGGCCATCGCCGGCCCCACCCTGAACTTCGTGCCCGGACGCGGCTTGCGTTATGCCGTCGCCATTGATGACGAGGCACCGCAAGTGGTTGACCTGCTGGAAAAAAACGGCGTCGCCGACTGGTACAAGTCGGTGGAGGATTCGGTTCGCGTGGGCGTCAGCCATCATGCCGTGGCCACGGCCGGTTTCCATACGGTGAAAGTCTGGATGGTGGATCCCGCGTTCGTGCTGCAAAAGCTGGTGCTGGACCTGGGGGGCCTGCGCCCCAGCTATCTGGGTCCACCGGAAAGCGCACGCATCGGAATGGGGAAATGACAAGCATGAAGTGTTGGTTGATGGCCTTGGCAATGGCCTGCCTGCCTGTGTCCGGTATCGCGGCGGAGGCACCCGTCACCATGGCCGTGACCGTGGACGATCTGCCGGTGCACGGCCCCCTGCCGCCGGGCGTCACCCGGTCGGACGTGGCGCGCCAGGTGACGGCCGATTTCAAGGCCGCCGGCCTGCCGCCGGTCTACGGCTTCATCAACGGCAAGGGCCTGGATGATGAGGGCGCGGACGCGGCGCAAGCGCTGGCGATCTGGCGGGGTGCCGGCAACCCGCTGGGCAACCACACCTTCGCCCATGACGATCCCAACAAGCAGCCGCTGGCAGCGTTCGAGGCGGCGGTGGCCGCCAATGAGCCCATCCTCAAGAAATACATGGGCGATGCCGACTGGCACTGGCTGCGCTTCCCCTTCCTCAATTCCGGCGCCACGCCGGAACGCCGCGCCCAGGCCGGCGCCTACCTGGCCGCCCACGGTTACCACGTGGCGGAAGTGACCCTGGGGACGGAGGATTACAACTACAACGCCCCTTACGTCCGTTGCCTGGCCAAGGGCGACAAGGACGCGGTGGCCACGCTGCGCCAGACCTATCTGCAGCGCCTGGCGCAGGCGTTCGAGCGGTCGCGCCTTCAGTCCCAGGCCGTGTTCGGCCGGCAGGTCCCCCAGGTGCTGCTGCTGCATATCGGCGTGATCGAGACCCAGGTGCTGCCCGACACCCTGGCCTATCTGAAGGCCCAGGGCGTCACCTTCGCCCCCCTGGCCCAGGTGGAGGCTGATCCCGCCTACGCCTACCCGCCGGACTCGCCCGAGACCGGCAACAGCAACCTGCTGGACCGGGCGGTCACCGCCCACCATGTCACCTCCCCCCCGCCGCTGCCGGACATCGCCGCCTGGCTGGACGGCCTCTGCCGCTGACAGGATATGCTCATGCGTCGCCTGACCTCCCTGTGCCTTGCCCTGATGCTGGCCCTGCCCGCCATCGCCCACGCGCAGGAGCCACATTGGGTGGGCAGTTGGATGGCCGCCCCCATCCCGGGCGACGCCGGCAGCACCCCGCCGGCCCTCGGCTTCAGCGATGCCACCCTGCGCCAGGTGCTGCGCCTCACCTTGGGCGGCCGGGCCTTGCGGGTGCGCCTGTCCAACGCCTTCGGCACCGCACCGCTGACCATCCCGGCGGCGCACGTCGCCCTGGCCGCCAAGGGTGCGGCCATCCAGGCCGGCAGCGACCGCGCCCTGACCTTCGGCGGCCAGGCCGGGGTGACCATCCCGGCGGGTGGGGCCGTCTGGTCCGACCCGGTGGACATGGCCGTGCCCGCCTTCACCGACCTGGCGCTCAGCCTGCGCCTGAGGGATGTACCGGGCACGGCCACCACCCATCCGGGTTCGCGCGCCACCTCCTACCTTCAGGCGGGCGACGCCCTGGCCGCCGACATGCCCGGCGCGGCCAAGGTGGCGCACTGGTACATCGCCACCGGCGTGGACGTGGCGACGGCACCGGACGCCGCGGCCCTGGTGGTGCTGGGCGACAGCATCACTGACGGCCGCGATTCCACCACCGACGGCAACGGCCGCTGGCCCGACGCCCTGGCCCGCAATCTGGCGCGGCGCATGTCCCCCGCCCCCTCGGCGGAGGATGCCACCAGCATCAGCGTGCTGAACGCGGGCATCGGCGGCAACCGCCTGCTGCTGGACGGCATCGGCCCCAACGCCCTGTCGCGGGTGGACCGCGACGTGCTGGACCAGAGCGGCGTGCGCTGGCTGGTGGTGCTGGAGGGCGTCAACGACCTGGCCTCCGCCGTGCGCGCCGCTGACCGTAAGGAGGTGCCGGCGACGGTGGAGACCCTGGCCGCCGCCTACCGCCGCATCGTCGACCAGGCCCACGCGGCCGGCCTGAAGGTCTACGGCGCCACCATCCTGCCCTGCGCCGGGTCGGACTGGTGCCTGCCCGCCATGGAGCCGATGCGCCAGCGCCTGAACGCCTGGATCCGCGCCTCCCGCACCTTCGACGCCGTCATCGACCTGGATCGCACCCTGGACGACCCCGCCCGCCCCGGCCATTTGCTGCCCGAGGCCGACGGCGGCGACCATCTGCACCCCGGCGACACGGGTTACCGCCTGATGGCCGAAGGCGTGGACCTTTCCCTGTTCGCGCGCTGAAGCCGGGCTATAGTGCCCGCCTTAACCAACCAAAGGGCCCAGCCTCATGACCGCCTACGTCGTTTTCATCAAGGAACGCATCAAGGACCAGGCCGAACTGGACCTCTACGCCAGCAAGGTCCCCGCCGCCCGCGCCGGCCACGCCATGACCCCGCTGGCCCGCTACGGCACGCTGGAGGTCCTGGAAGGCCCCGCCATGGAAGGCGCCCTGATCGCCTCCTTCCCCACCATGGAAGAAGCCAAGGCCTGGTACCACAGCCCCGCGTATCAAGAGGCTGCCCAACACCGCTTCGCGGGTGCGGATTACCGGGTGTTCATTGTGGAGGGGGTGTGAGAGCCCCCTCTACATCGCCCAGCGTCAACGCTTCCCAGACGTAAAGCAATCAACGATGCGGGCGCGACGCTCTTCGGCGCTCAACCGATCACGGTCGAAACCATCCAGCATCGCCCGCATCTCCGCCGTCAGAACGATGCCCTCCACCGCGCTGATGCGGGCGAAACCAGTTCGCCCCAGGACAAAATCGTCCCGGCTGGTCATAGGGTCGCGGTTGGGGCGCTTCGATCGACGCATGGATGCCCGCTACAGCTCAATCACCCCCCGCCGCGCCGCGACCGTCACCGCGTGGGTGCGGTCGTTGACGTCCAGTTTGGCGAAGATGCTTTTCAGGTGGGCCTTCACCGTGTCCTCGCTGATGCGCAGGCGGAAGGCGATCTGCTTGTTGGCGTTGCCCTGGGCCACCAGGGTCAGCACCTCGACCTCGCGTTCGGTCAGGGGGTCCATGGCGGCGTGCAGGGCGATGCCGCTGGCCACTTCCGGCGCCAGGTGGCGGCGGCCCTGGGCCACGTCGCGGATGACGGTCAGCAACTCATGCCGCAGGCTGCTTTTCAGCAGGTAGCCGGACGCCCCGGCCTTCAGGGCGCGGAGCGCCTGGGCGTCGCCGGCGTAGGTGGTCAGCACGACGATGCGGGCGGTGGGCGACAGGGCGCGGATGGCGGCGATGGCCTCCACCCCGCCCAGGCCGGGCATCTGCAGATCCATCAGGGTCACGTCGGGTTTCAGGCGGCGGAAGGCCTCCACCGCCGCCTCGCCGTCGCCGGCCATGCCGGCCCACCGCCATGTCCGGCTCACCCTCGATGACGGCGGCGACGCCGTCGCGCAGCATGGGATGATCGTCGGCGATCAGGACGCGTATGACGGAAGGGGTCTCCGGCATCATGGCTCCGCAAACAAACGGGAAAGGCCGCGCAGCCAGGCCGGCCGGCGCGGCCCGGCATAGGCCAGGCTGGCGGGAACGCCGATGCGCACGATGGTGCCGGCGGCACTCCCTGGCCCAGGGCCCGATGCCGGGGCGCTGCTTATATCCAGGCGGCCGCCGATGCGCGCCGCCCGTTCGCGCATCCCCGCCAGTCCGAAATGTCCGTCACGGCCGTGGGCCAGCAGGCCGGCATCGATGCCGCGCCCGTCATCGCGGAACACCAGTTCCAGGCGGCGCGCGCCATAATGGATGGTGATGTCCACGGTGGCGGCGTCGGCGTGGTGGGCGATGTTGGCCAGTGCCTCCCGCGCGATGCGTTCCACCTCTTCCTCCACGATGCGGTCCAGGGGACGCGGCACGCCGTCCACCCGCAGGCCGACCAGCGGCGGCGCCTGTGGGAACAGGTGCTCCACCAGGCCGGCCAGCACGGCCTCCAGCGGTTCGGGCGCCGCATGCCGGCGCAGGCTCAGCACCCGGTCGCGCCCCTCCACCAGCACCTCGTCCGCCTGGTCCAGCGCCTTCAGCATCAGGGCGCGTTCCGCCTGGTCGGGGGCCAAACGGTTGGCGATGGCTTGGAAGCGCAGGATCAGGCCCTGCACACCCTGAAGCAGGGTGTCGTGCAGTTCGCGGGCGATGCGTTCCCGCTCCGCCACCTGGGCATCGATGCGACCCCGGATGCGGGCGGCAACCTGGCGCAGGCGCAGCCGGTACAGCCCCCACAGGGCCAGCAGCCCCAGCACGACGCAGGCGGCGATGAAGGGCCGCGTCTGCCAGAACAGGGGCAGGATGGTGAAGCTGGCCACGGCCCCGCTTTCGTTCCACACCCCGTCATTGTTGGCGGCGATGACGCGGAAGCGGTAATCGCCGGGGCCCAGGTTGGTGTAGAAGGCCTCGCGCCGGTCGCCGGCCTCCACCCAGCGGGTGTCCACCCCCTCCAGCCGATAGCGAAAGCGCACCCGTTCCGGCACCGACAGGCTGGTGGCGGTGAAGTCCACCTGCACGCCGGTGGTGCCCTTGGGCAGGGTGGCGGCCTCATGCGGGTTGTAGCGCCGCCCGTCGGCCGCCAGCCGGGTGATGACCACCGGCGGCGGCAGGGCGTTATAGGTCAGGTGGTGCGGGTCGATCACCATGATGCCGGCGCCGGTCATGAACCACAGCCGTCCGTCACCGCCCCGCACCAAGCTGTTCTGCGGATAGGTGCCCACCAGGGGCGCCAGGCCGTCCAGGGCGTCGAGCATGAAGGGATGCAGCGGCGTGCCGGGGTGGTCGAAGGCGGCGTCCAGGTCGGCCGTCGCCACCCGGGCGATCTGGGAATTGCCTTGCAGCCAGGTCTCGCCATCCGGGGTCTGGACAATGCCCGTCAGCGACCGCAGCCAGGGATAGCCGGCCAGGTATTGGGTGCTGTCCCCCCGCAAGCGCACCAGGCCGCCGGTGGTGGCGACCAGGACATCGGTGGCGCCCCGGTACAGCAGGTAGATCTGCCCGCCCAGCGCGTCGGACTGTTTCCACAGCACCGTGTCGCCGGACGGGTCGATCCGGCGCAAATCGTGATAGGTGGAGACCACGATGCGGCCCTGGTGGTCGGCGACCATGTTCACCGCGTCCAGGCCGCTGACGTAATCGCCCAGCCGCGTCCACTGCCCGTCCTGATAGCGCAGCAGCCCCTTGCGGATGGTGGAGAACCACAGGGCGCCCTGCCCGTCGGTGACGCAGTCGAAGTAGTTGTAGGGGCCGGGGTCCACCGGGGCCGGCGCGAACCGCCCGTCGGCATAGCGGAAGACGCCGGCATGCGTGCCCAGCCAGATGGAATGGTCCGCCGCCTCGCACATCGCCTGGGGGTTGGCGACGTCGTGCAGAATGGCCTCGGGCGTCCCGCCCGGCGCGATGCGATAGACCGTATCGGCATCGCCGGCGTAAACCGTGCCGTCGCCGGCGGCGGCCAGCAGATAGCCCATGGTGGATTCGCGGCCGATGTGGAAATCGGGGATGACGTCGGCCGGCCGGAACCGGTCCAGCCCCGCCGAGGTCCCCACCCAGATGTTGCCCTCACGATCCTGGAACAGCGACAGGGCGACGTTGGATGTCAGGCCCTGGGCCAGGGCGTACCGCTCGATATCCCCTTCCGGGACGGGCTGGAGATCGGTGGCCGCCGCCGCCACGGATCGGCGGATGCGGAACAGCCCTTTCCCGATCGACACCCCCCACAGGTCGCCGTCCTTGTCCGCCAGCAGGCCATAGCCATACTCGTGCGTCTTCGGCAGGGGCTCCGCCGGCGGCCAGGGCCGCGGCAGGCGGGGATAGTCGGGCAAGCGGACCATG
The DNA window shown above is from Azospirillaceae bacterium and carries:
- a CDS encoding glycosyl hydrolase 115 family protein, which encodes MRRLLSTAALTAALLSAVPAWALGQDRYVETTAGPGRFAIVADGRAARIHVDGDDYAGVRRAAGDLAADIGRVSGVPSALADTGTILVGTVGHSPTIDRLAAEGKIDVTPIQGKWEAFRIQVVANPLPGVASALVIAGSDKRGTIYGLYDVSEQIGVSPWSWWADVPVRHHDALYVTPGVHGEDPSPVKYRGIFLNDEAPALSGWAKEKFGGLNHQFYEHVFELILRLKGNYLWPAMWNNAFNEDDPLNPKLADEYGVVMGNSHHEPMLRAQQEWKRHGTGPWNYAENGDVLRRFWAEGVRRNRDYESVVTIGMRGDGDMPMTGEGRDANVALLEKIVADQRAILAKEVNPDVTKIPQIWALYKEVQDYYEKGMRVPDDVTLLWCDDNWGNVRRLPTEEERKRPGGAGMYYHFDYVGDPRNYKWINTNPLAKVWEQMHLTLEYGADRVWIVNVGDLKPMELPIEFFLDYARDPQRWPKEKLPEFTRAWAEREFGPDHAAAIADLVTRYGMLIGRRKPELLDADTFSLTDYREAERVVADYRDLVAKAEAISQALPADARDAFFQLVLHPARAAAQVTEMYVAVGHNRLYAAQGRASANTQAAEARRLFQADADLTKAYHALNGGKWDHMMDQTHIGYTYWQQPPANVMPEVTDLTLPQPANLGVAVEGKTQAWPAADGAPLKDAAVLPDLDLTNQPSRYIDVFNRGQTPFAYTAKASAPWIKLSATKGTVTDETRLWVSIDWAKAPAGTSGGGVTITGAGGSVTVHLRALNTPVPKDGGPAFIAADGYVAIEAAHYTAKADAGGVAWETIPDYGRTLSSVSPFPVTAPSVEPGRGARLDYRVYLPQPGPVTLQAIAGPTLNFVPGRGLRYAVAIDDEAPQVVDLLEKNGVADWYKSVEDSVRVGVSHHAVATAGFHTVKVWMVDPAFVLQKLVLDLGGLRPSYLGPPESARIGMGK
- a CDS encoding DUF1330 domain-containing protein gives rise to the protein MTAYVVFIKERIKDQAELDLYASKVPAARAGHAMTPLARYGTLEVLEGPAMEGALIASFPTMEEAKAWYHSPAYQEAAQHRFAGADYRVFIVEGV
- a CDS encoding polysaccharide deacetylase family protein; this encodes MALAMACLPVSGIAAEAPVTMAVTVDDLPVHGPLPPGVTRSDVARQVTADFKAAGLPPVYGFINGKGLDDEGADAAQALAIWRGAGNPLGNHTFAHDDPNKQPLAAFEAAVAANEPILKKYMGDADWHWLRFPFLNSGATPERRAQAGAYLAAHGYHVAEVTLGTEDYNYNAPYVRCLAKGDKDAVATLRQTYLQRLAQAFERSRLQSQAVFGRQVPQVLLLHIGVIETQVLPDTLAYLKAQGVTFAPLAQVEADPAYAYPPDSPETGNSNLLDRAVTAHHVTSPPPLPDIAAWLDGLCR
- a CDS encoding response regulator transcription factor, whose translation is MAGDGEAAVEAFRRLKPDVTLMDLQMPGLGGVEAIAAIRALSPTARIVVLTTYAGDAQALRALKAGASGYLLKSSLRHELLTVIRDVAQGRRHLAPEVASGIALHAAMDPLTEREVEVLTLVAQGNANKQIAFRLRISEDTVKAHLKSIFAKLDVNDRTHAVTVAARRGVIEL
- a CDS encoding SGNH/GDSL hydrolase family protein — its product is MRRLTSLCLALMLALPAIAHAQEPHWVGSWMAAPIPGDAGSTPPALGFSDATLRQVLRLTLGGRALRVRLSNAFGTAPLTIPAAHVALAAKGAAIQAGSDRALTFGGQAGVTIPAGGAVWSDPVDMAVPAFTDLALSLRLRDVPGTATTHPGSRATSYLQAGDALAADMPGAAKVAHWYIATGVDVATAPDAAALVVLGDSITDGRDSTTDGNGRWPDALARNLARRMSPAPSAEDATSISVLNAGIGGNRLLLDGIGPNALSRVDRDVLDQSGVRWLVVLEGVNDLASAVRAADRKEVPATVETLAAAYRRIVDQAHAAGLKVYGATILPCAGSDWCLPAMEPMRQRLNAWIRASRTFDAVIDLDRTLDDPARPGHLLPEADGGDHLHPGDTGYRLMAEGVDLSLFAR